The DNA segment CTCGTCGGGCCGTAACCTGGTGATGTCGTGTCCATCGTAGACGATCTGGCCGCGACGCGGATTGAGCAGCCGCGAGATCGTGCGCAGCGTGGTGCTCTTGCCCGCGCCATTCGCGCCGATCAGCGTCACGACCTCGCCCGCGTTGATCACCATGCTGACGTTTTGCAACGCCTGAATCCCGCCGTAGTTGACCGACAGATCGCGGATCTCAAGCAGCGGGCGAGCCGTAGCGCCGGTATGTGCTGTATGTGACTCAGAAGCGCTCATGCCTCATCTCCCAGATACGCCTCGATCACCGCCGGATCATGCTGCACTTTGGCGGGATCGCCCAGCGCGATCAGCTGCCCGAAATCGAGCACCGCGATCCGATCGCAGAGGCCCATCACCAGCGGCACGTGATGCTCGATCAGCAGGATTGTTAGGCTGAACTGATCGCGGATCTGGCGGATAAACTCGCTCAGCCCCAGCTTCTCGTGCGCGTTCATCCCGGCGGCAGGCTCGTCCAGCAGCAGCAGCCGGGGATCGAGCGCCAGCGCCCGCGCGATCTCCAGGCGGCGCTGATCGCCGTAGGCAAAATTGCGCGCCCGCAGATGCGCCCGATCGGCCAGCCCGACCATATCGAGCAGCTCCAGCGCGCGCTGGCGCGTGGCGCGCTCTTCTTCCGTGGCGCCCGGCAGGCTGAGCATGCCCGCCAGCAATCCCAGCGGCCCGCCACGGGTATGCACATGGCGCGCGATCATCACGTTCTCCAGCGCCGAGAGATTGCCGAACAGACGAATATTCTGAAACGTGCGCGCGATGCCCAGCGCCGCGATCCGGTGTGGCC comes from the Herpetosiphonaceae bacterium genome and includes:
- a CDS encoding ABC transporter ATP-binding protein; its protein translation is MPPTWEPTEAELRQRRQPVDDTKVLEVGAMTRRFGGLVAVNNVSFVVQQGEIFGLIGPNGAGKTTLFNLITGLIPPSHGSLRYRGQEITGLRPHRIAALGIARTFQNIRLFGNLSALENVMIARHVHTRGGPLGLLAGMLSLPGATEEERATRQRALELLDMVGLADRAHLRARNFAYGDQRRLEIARALALDPRLLLLDEPAAGMNAHEKLGLSEFIRQIRDQFSLTILLIEHHVPLVMGLCDRIAVLDFGQLIALGDPAKVQHDPAVIEAYLGDEA